The Bacteroidota bacterium genome includes a window with the following:
- a CDS encoding glycosyltransferase family 39 protein, with protein MIARKINFEIFLILIAGGALLYFIFFLKLGAFQIRPWDEAIYANHAYEMWKSGNYFVPLHHGSPDMYSTKPLLPLWLQVASISVFGFSELSIRIPSAIAAVCTAIGLLIFIRRSFGNTWAWTSFIVLITSTGFIHFHSSRTGDMDALLAVFLTFSFFNFYRILIEETPARKNIFLYLLFTGLAFASKSFAALLFIPAQAILLFVYHKIIPLLKNRAFYLGLAAAFLAGVLPLLIRNMQQPGYLAHLFRFDAMRVTNVVESHREPFDFYLNNFFNWRYTLWIVLSFIGMIFMMRSGEQRIHRLGISVFACVISFLLTISLSVTKLEWYDVPLYPLLAIAAGYALSAVLQLFNFENFSPLKFHGAMMLLFFIPIYFAIKKSIANDIAPGDRKAEELSTYLFLSGNDKTDLNRWCVVQNWHDQCLDFYHNKMNEQKKELHIMTSADSLRPGDHALAAGDSIKNVIRGLFNVNEQQRYRGVVAFEIISKK; from the coding sequence ATGATCGCGCGCAAAATAAATTTCGAAATTTTCCTGATCTTAATCGCGGGGGGAGCATTGCTTTACTTTATTTTTTTTCTGAAACTCGGTGCATTCCAGATACGCCCGTGGGATGAAGCCATCTATGCAAATCATGCTTATGAAATGTGGAAGAGCGGAAATTATTTTGTTCCGCTGCATCATGGTTCTCCCGATATGTACAGCACAAAACCACTTCTTCCCTTGTGGCTGCAGGTAGCATCCATCAGTGTTTTCGGTTTCTCCGAACTTTCCATCCGCATTCCATCCGCCATCGCCGCTGTATGCACCGCTATAGGGTTGCTCATTTTCATTCGGCGCAGTTTCGGTAATACCTGGGCATGGACCTCTTTCATCGTACTCATCACTTCCACCGGATTCATTCATTTTCATTCATCACGCACCGGCGATATGGATGCGTTGCTCGCCGTATTTCTTACATTTTCTTTTTTTAATTTTTACCGCATCCTGATTGAAGAAACCCCGGCGCGGAAAAATATTTTTCTTTACCTGCTGTTCACCGGATTGGCATTTGCATCGAAAAGTTTTGCCGCATTGCTTTTCATTCCTGCGCAGGCCATTCTTCTTTTCGTTTACCACAAAATTATTCCATTACTTAAGAACAGGGCATTCTATCTTGGACTCGCCGCTGCATTTCTGGCCGGTGTTCTTCCGCTTCTGATCCGCAATATGCAACAACCCGGTTATCTCGCACACCTTTTCCGTTTCGATGCCATGCGCGTGACGAACGTGGTGGAATCGCATCGTGAGCCATTTGATTTTTACCTGAATAATTTTTTCAACTGGCGTTATACACTCTGGATCGTTCTTTCTTTCATAGGCATGATATTCATGATGCGTTCGGGCGAGCAACGCATTCATCGTTTGGGAATTTCTGTTTTCGCTTGCGTGATCTCTTTTCTCCTTACCATTTCTCTCTCGGTCACGAAACTCGAGTGGTACGATGTGCCCCTTTATCCTTTACTGGCCATCGCTGCCGGCTATGCCCTCTCTGCTGTGTTACAACTTTTCAATTTTGAAAATTTTTCTCCCTTGAAATTTCATGGAGCAATGATGCTTCTGTTTTTCATCCCTATTTATTTTGCCATAAAAAAATCGATCGCCAACGATATCGCTCCCGGTGACCGGAAAGCAGAGGAATTGTCAACGTATCTCTTTCTCTCCGGCAATGACAAGACCGATCTTAATCGCTGGTGCGTTGTTCAGAACTGGCATGACCAGTGTCTGGATTTTTATCACAATAAAATGAATGAGCAGAAAAAAGAATTGCACATCATGACTTCTGCCGATTCGCTCCGGCCCGGTGATCACGCACTGGCAGCAGGTGATAGTATCAAGAATGTGATCCGCGGGCTTTTTAATGTGAATGAACAACAGCGATACCGCGGTGTTGTTGCATTCGAAATAATCAGTAAAAAATAA